The Christiangramia salexigens genome includes the window CTCGAAACCGGTAAATTAGCAAAACAGGCTCACGGGTCGGTTGTTGTTCAAATGGGTAACGCAATGTTACTTTGTACAGTAGTGTCTTCTTACACTCCAACTTCAATGGATTTCTTTCCATTAACATTGGATTACCGTGAAAAATTTGCTGCTGCAGGTCTTTTCCCTGGAGGATACTTCAAAAGAGAAGCTCGTCCAAGCAATGAAGAAATTTTAGTGATGCGATTAGTGGACCGTGTATTACGTCCATTATTCCCTAAAGATTATAAATTTGAGACTCAGGTCATGATTCAGCTAATGTCTCATGATGATGATGTTATGCCAGATGCACTGGCAGGACTTGCTGCATCAGCTGCAATCCAGCTATCTGACATCCCTTTTGAAACTCCAATTTCAGAAGCAAGAGTTGCAAGAATAAATGGTGAGTTTGTACTTAACCCAAGCAGAGAAGCCTTAAAAGAAGCCGACATGGACATTATGGTTGGAGCTTCGGCTGATTCTGTAATGATGGTTGAAGGACAAATGGATGAATGCTCTGAAGAGGAAATGGCTGAGGCGATCAAATTCGCTCACGAAGCTATCAAAGTTCAGTGTGAAGCTCAGGTAAAACTAGCTGAAGCATTCGGAAAGAAAAAAACAAGAGAGTATGAAACTGCAGCGACTGATGAGGAGATAGAGAATAAGATTCATGAAGCTACTTATCAGAAAGCTTACGATATCGCAAAAAGCGGCACCAGCAAACAAGAAAGAACCGAAGCTTTTTCTCAGTTAAAAGAAGAAGTTAAAGCTATGTTCTCTGAAGAGGAATTGGAAGAGAAAGGCAAAATGATCTCCGGTTACTTCGCAGACGCGCAGAAAAAAGCTGTACGTGATCTAACACTTAAGGAAGGTATTCGTCTTGATGGTAGAAGAACAGATGAGATTAGACCAATTTGGTGTGAAGTGGATTATTTACCATCTACGCACGGTTCAGCTATCTTTACAAGAGGAGAAACTCAGGCACTGGCTACCGTAACTCTTGGTACCTCAAGAGAAGCAAATCAGGTAGACCTTCCAACCCAACAGGGTGAAGAAACTTTTTACCTGCATTATAACTTCCCACCTTTCTCTACCGGAGAAGCTTACCCAATACGTGGAACTTCAAGAAGAGAGATTGGTCACGGAAACTTAGCGCAACGCGCACTTAAAGGAATGATCCCTGCAGATTGTCCTTATACTGTAAGAGTAGTATCTGAAGTATTAGAATCTAACGGATCTTCTTCTATGGCTACAGTTTGTGCCGGAACGATGTCCCTTATGGATGCCGGAGTTCAGCTGAAAAAGCCAGTTTCGGGAATTGCAATGGGATTGATCTCTGATGGAGAAAATTTTGCAGTACTTTCCGATATTCTTGGTGACGAGGATCATCTTGGGGATATGGATTTCAAAGTAACAGGTACAGAAGATGGTATTACTGCTTGCCAGATGGATATCAAGATCAAAGGCCTTTCTTACGAAATTCTTGTAAAAGCTTTAAAACAAGCTAGAGATGGAAGACTTCATATTCTTGAAAAGATAAATGAAACGATTTCAACACCTACTACACAGGTGAAAGCTCACGCTCCAAAGATCATTACAAGAAGAATCCCTGGAGAATTCATTGGTGCACTTATTGGCCCTGGAGGAAAAGTAATTCAGGAACTTCAGAAAACAACCAAAACAGAGATCGTTATTAACGAAGACCCTGTAACTGAAGAAGGAATTGTTGAAATTCTTGGTACAGAACAGGAAGGAATTGATAAGGTTCTTGCTAAAATTGAATCTATCACCTTCAAGCCTGAAAAGGGTAGCATTTATGAAGTGAAGGTTATCAAGGTACTTGACTTTGGTGCAGTTGTAGAGTATGTTGATGCTCCTGGAAATGAAGTTTTATTACACATTTCTGAACTGGCATGGGAACGTACTAATGACGTGACTGATGTAGTAAAGCTTGGAGATGTGATTGATGTGAAGTATTTTGGAGTAGATCCAAAAACCCGCAAAGAAAAAGTTTCCAGAAAAGCTCTATTGCCAAGACCTGAGAGAACTGAGAGAACTGAGAATCGCGAAGATCGAGGAAATCGTAGCGATAACAGAGGTAGAGATAACAGAAATCGCGACAACCGCAATAAAGGTGGAAACGATAGAAGTTAATCTTCCAGACATATATTAAAAAAGGGCTGCAATTTTTGCGGCCCTTTTTTTATTTTAATTGTAGGGAACGGCGATTTTGCCGACAAACAGATACGCTTTATTTCAAATCAAAAAGTTTGGCTTTAAAATCCTATTGAAAAAAAGTTTAAAGTTTTTGTAACATTTATTCCATTCTTTACGTATAAACTATTACAAGAGCTATTCACCATAAAAATCCAGAGGAGAAGATAGATGAGACAACTCAAGATTACGAAGCAGGTAACCAATCGTGAGACCGCTTCGTTAGACAAGTATTTGCAAGAAATTGGAAAAGTAGACCTAATTACCGCTGATGAAGAGGTGGAATTGGCACAAAGAATTAAAGCGGGTGATAACCGTGCTTTAGAGAAATTAACTAAAGCGAATCTTCGTTTTGTGGTCTCCGTAGCAAAGCAATATCAAAACCAGGGATTAACCCTTCCCGATCTTATCAACGAAGGAAATTTAGGATTGATCAAAGCCGCCAAGCGATTTGATGAAACACGTGGATTTAAATTTATTTCCTATGCTGTATGGTGGATTCGTCAATCTATTCTTCAGGCTTTAGCGGAACAATCCAGAATTGTTCGTTTACCATTGAACAAGATCGGTTCCATAAACAAGATCAACAAAACATTCGCTTTTCTTGAACAATCTCATGAGCGCCCACCAAGTGCTGAAGAAATTGCAAAAGAGCTTGACATGACTATCAATGACGTTAAGGAATCTATGAAGAATTCCGGTCGTCATGTATCCATGGATGCACCTTTAGTGGAGGGTGAAGATTCCAACCTTTATGACGTATTGCGTTCCGGTGAATCTCCAAATCCGGATAAAGAACTATTGCATGAGTCTTTAAGAACAGAAATTGAGCGTGCTTTAGAAACTCTTACTCCTCGTGAGGCTGATGTTATCAGGCTTTACTTTGGTTTAGGTGATCAGCATCCTATGACACTTGAAGAAATTGGTGAGACTTTTGATCTTACACGTGAGAGAGTAAGACAAATTAAAGAAAAAGCGATCAGAAGATTGAAACATACTTCCAGAAGTAAGATTCTAAAGACCTATTTAGGTTAAACATATTTAAGGCAACAACAGTTTAGTTCCGTGTGATGAGCGGAATGATAATAACTGTTCGTTTTTTGATTGATGAATGACCCCGGAGTGATGACCGGGGTTTTTTCTTTTTAAATAATTACTCATCTGGATTTATTAAAGGCTTTCAGTTAAGTGGGCTTTAAATCAAAGAACTTTCCCATTAAGCCCGGTAAGCTTTTTTTTCTTTTTATTTTTGCGAGGAAACAACAACATAACTATGAGTAATACCCTTATTGCACCTTCAGTGCTTGCAGCAGATTTCGGGAATCTGCAAAGAGATATCGAAATGGTAAATAACAGTGAAGCCGACTGGTTTCATATCGATATTATGGATGGTGTTTTTGTACCTAATATTTCTTACGGCATGCCGGTTCTTAAAGCGATAACACTACACGCTAAAAAGACTATCGATGTTCACCTGATGATCGTGGATCCGGATAGATATATTAAGGAATTCGCCAGGCTCGGTGCCGATATCCTCACAGTTCATTATGAAGCCTGTACACATTTACACAGAACTCTTCAAGCTATCAAAGCTGAGGGAATGAAAGCCGGAGTAGCGATCAATCCACATACCAGTGTAGATCTTTTGAAAGATGTGATCAATGATATCGACCTAGTACTTGTAATGAGTGTAAATCCAGGTTTTGGAGGTCAAAGTTTCATCGAAAATACTTTCAAGAAAGTTCAGCGTTTAAAGCAGATTATCGCAGAAAATAATGCGAAGACGATAATCGAAGTTGATGGAGGCGTTACCGATAAAAATGCCGCAGAACTTTCAGCCGCCGGTGCCGATGTTTTAGTTGCAGGAAGCTTCGTTTTCAAGGCAGAAGATCAGCCCGAAACCATTAAAAATCTTAAAAAAATTGCAAACTCAGCAGAATAAATTTGACCTAATTATTATAGGAGGCGGACCAATTGGGATCGCCTGTGCACTTGAAGCTAAGAAGAAAAACCTGTCTTATCTCATTTTGGAAAAAGGTTGCTTGGTAAATTCACTATACCACTACCCTACCAATATGACCTTCTTCTCAACTTCAGAAAAACTGGAGCTGGATAATATTCCATTTATAAGTAATAATCCAAAACCGGGAAAACGCGAAGCTCTTGAGTATTACAGGAGGATAGCGACTAATAATAGGATCAATATCAATTTATTCGAAAAAGTTACAAAAGTAAGCAGCGACTCCGGGGATTATCACAAGGTAACCACCGGGAAAGCTGAATATATTAGTGATAACGTGATAGTTGCCACAGGCTTCTATGATATTCCGAATTATCTTGAAGTGCCGGGCGAAGATCTTCCAAAGGTTTCTCATTATTATAATGATCCGCATTATTACGCAACTCAAAAGACCTTAGTTGTAGGAGCAAGCAATTCTGCTGTAGATGCAGCGCTTGAAATATACAGAAAAGGTGGAGATGTCACGATGATCGTTAGAAAACCTGAAATTGGTGAACGTGTAAAATACTGGGTAAGACCCGATATTATTAACAGGATCGAGGAAGGCAGTATTAAAGCCTATTTCAATTCCAGCCTTAAAGAAATTAGAGATACCGAAGTTGTTATTGATACTCCGGAGGGTGAGGATGTTCTGGATAACGATTTTGTACTGTTGTTAACCGGATACCGTCCCAATTTCGAATTTTTAAAAAATATGGGGATCGACCTTTCTGAAGACGGTAGAAAAATTCCGGAATATAATGAAGACACCATGGAAACCAATGTACCGGGCATTTTCCTGGCTGGAGTGATCTGTGGCGGCGTAGAAACCCACAAATGGTTCATTGAAAACTCCAGGATCCATGCAAAATTAATTATGGACCATATCAGCTCAAAAACAAAAGTTTCCTGATATAAATAAAAAAAGCACATTTAAATATGATTTTAAATGTGCTTTAATTGCCGGGAGGCTTCAAAATTATTCCATTACTACAACAGAATTTGATCCAATAACTTGTTGTCTGCCTAAAAGTCTACCATAAAATTCCAGGTCTTCATGATTA containing:
- a CDS encoding polyribonucleotide nucleotidyltransferase translates to MIPKTFKEVIDLGDGRTISLETGKLAKQAHGSVVVQMGNAMLLCTVVSSYTPTSMDFFPLTLDYREKFAAAGLFPGGYFKREARPSNEEILVMRLVDRVLRPLFPKDYKFETQVMIQLMSHDDDVMPDALAGLAASAAIQLSDIPFETPISEARVARINGEFVLNPSREALKEADMDIMVGASADSVMMVEGQMDECSEEEMAEAIKFAHEAIKVQCEAQVKLAEAFGKKKTREYETAATDEEIENKIHEATYQKAYDIAKSGTSKQERTEAFSQLKEEVKAMFSEEELEEKGKMISGYFADAQKKAVRDLTLKEGIRLDGRRTDEIRPIWCEVDYLPSTHGSAIFTRGETQALATVTLGTSREANQVDLPTQQGEETFYLHYNFPPFSTGEAYPIRGTSRREIGHGNLAQRALKGMIPADCPYTVRVVSEVLESNGSSSMATVCAGTMSLMDAGVQLKKPVSGIAMGLISDGENFAVLSDILGDEDHLGDMDFKVTGTEDGITACQMDIKIKGLSYEILVKALKQARDGRLHILEKINETISTPTTQVKAHAPKIITRRIPGEFIGALIGPGGKVIQELQKTTKTEIVINEDPVTEEGIVEILGTEQEGIDKVLAKIESITFKPEKGSIYEVKVIKVLDFGAVVEYVDAPGNEVLLHISELAWERTNDVTDVVKLGDVIDVKYFGVDPKTRKEKVSRKALLPRPERTERTENREDRGNRSDNRGRDNRNRDNRNKGGNDRS
- the rpe gene encoding ribulose-phosphate 3-epimerase is translated as MSNTLIAPSVLAADFGNLQRDIEMVNNSEADWFHIDIMDGVFVPNISYGMPVLKAITLHAKKTIDVHLMIVDPDRYIKEFARLGADILTVHYEACTHLHRTLQAIKAEGMKAGVAINPHTSVDLLKDVINDIDLVLVMSVNPGFGGQSFIENTFKKVQRLKQIIAENNAKTIIEVDGGVTDKNAAELSAAGADVLVAGSFVFKAEDQPETIKNLKKIANSAE
- a CDS encoding sigma-70 family RNA polymerase sigma factor; translation: MRQLKITKQVTNRETASLDKYLQEIGKVDLITADEEVELAQRIKAGDNRALEKLTKANLRFVVSVAKQYQNQGLTLPDLINEGNLGLIKAAKRFDETRGFKFISYAVWWIRQSILQALAEQSRIVRLPLNKIGSINKINKTFAFLEQSHERPPSAEEIAKELDMTINDVKESMKNSGRHVSMDAPLVEGEDSNLYDVLRSGESPNPDKELLHESLRTEIERALETLTPREADVIRLYFGLGDQHPMTLEEIGETFDLTRERVRQIKEKAIRRLKHTSRSKILKTYLG
- a CDS encoding YpdA family putative bacillithiol disulfide reductase, which gives rise to MQTQQNKFDLIIIGGGPIGIACALEAKKKNLSYLILEKGCLVNSLYHYPTNMTFFSTSEKLELDNIPFISNNPKPGKREALEYYRRIATNNRININLFEKVTKVSSDSGDYHKVTTGKAEYISDNVIVATGFYDIPNYLEVPGEDLPKVSHYYNDPHYYATQKTLVVGASNSAVDAALEIYRKGGDVTMIVRKPEIGERVKYWVRPDIINRIEEGSIKAYFNSSLKEIRDTEVVIDTPEGEDVLDNDFVLLLTGYRPNFEFLKNMGIDLSEDGRKIPEYNEDTMETNVPGIFLAGVICGGVETHKWFIENSRIHAKLIMDHISSKTKVS